Proteins from a single region of Manis javanica isolate MJ-LG chromosome 5, MJ_LKY, whole genome shotgun sequence:
- the TLR6 gene encoding toll-like receptor 6, with product MTKDKESIVRGFHYVYIVTLIVGTIIQFSDASKLAVDMSKIGLTHVPKDLPPKTKVLDLSRNCISELHISDISSLLGLKVLRLSHNKVRVLDFSIFRSNQHLEYLDLSHNQLQKISCHPIMSLKHLDLSFNDFDVLPICKEFSNLTQLNFLGLSAKRIQQLDLLPIAHLHLNCILLDLEGYYVKENETENLQILNTKTLHLVFHPNSLFFVQVNISVYSLGCLQLTNVKLNDDNCQVLIKFLSELTGGPNLLNFTLNHMETTWKCLVRVFQFLWTKPVENLNIYNLTIVKSIGKEDFTYHKTALRALKIEHIANRVFIFSQQALYRVFSEMNIMMLTISDTPFVHMLCPQASSTFKFLNFTQNVFTDSIFQECSTLVRLETLILQKNKLKDLFKVSLMTKEMPSLEILDVSWNSLEYGRHGRNCSWVGSIVVLNLSSNMLTDSVFRCLPPRVKVLDLHRNRIRSIPKPVMKLEALQELNVAFNSLAHLPGCGMFNSLSVLIIDYNSISDPSADFFQSCQKITSIRAGNNPFQCTCELREFIQSIGQVSSEVIEGWPDSYKCDYPENYKGTPLKDFHVSQLTCNTALLIVTIGVTGLVLAITVTVLCIYFDLPWYLRMVCQWTQTRRRARNIPLEELQRTLQFHAFISYSEHDSAWVKGELIPNLEKENIRICLHERNFVPGKSIVENIINCIEKSYKSIFILSPNFVQSEWCHYELYFAHHNLFHEGSSNLILILLETIPQYSIPGSYHKLKTLMAQRTYLEWPKEKSKHGLFWANLRASINIKLMEK from the coding sequence ATGACCAAAGACAAAGAATCTATTGTCAGAGGCTTTCATTATGTTTACATTGTGACCTTAATAGTTGGAACCATAATCCAGTTCTCTGATGCAAGTAAACTTGCAGTAGACATGTCGAAAATAGGCCTTACTCATGTTCCAAAAGACCTGCCACCAAAAACCAAAGTCTTAGATTTGTCTCGGAACTGTATATCTGAGCTTCACATCTCTGACATCAGCTCTCTCTTAGGGCTGAAAGTTTTGAGACTTTCCCATAATAAAGTCCGGGTCCttgattttagtatttttaggTCCAACCAGCATTTGGAATATTTGGATTTATCTCACAATCAGTTGCAGAAGATATCCTGCCATCCTATCATGAGTCTCAAGCATTTAGACCTCTCCTTCAATGACTTTGATGTCCTGCCCATATGTAAGGAATTCAGCAACTTGACACAGTTGAATTTCTTGGGATTAAGTGCTAAAAGGATACAACAATTAGATCTCTTGCCAATTGCTCACTTGCATCTAAATTGCATCCTTCTGGATTTAGAAGGCTATTAtgtgaaagaaaatgagacagaaaatctTCAAATTCTGAATACAAAAACACTTCACCTTGTTTTTCACCCAAATAGTTTATTCTTTGTCCAGGTGAACATATCAGTTTATAGTTTAGGGTGCCTACAACTGACTAATGTTAAATTAAATGATGACAACTGTCaggttttaattaaatttttatcagAACTCACTGGAGGACCAAACTTACTGAATTTTACCCTCAACCACATGGAAACAACTTGGAAATGCTTAGTTAGAGTTTTTCAATTCCTCTGGACCAAACCTGTAGAAAATCTCAATATTTACAATTTAACAATAGTAAAAAGCATTGGTAAAGAAGATTTTACTTACCATAAAACAGCATTGAGAGCACTGAAAATAGAACATATCGCAaacagagtttttattttttcacagcaAGCATTATACAGAGTGTTTTCTGAGATGAATATTATGATGTTAACCATATCAGATACGCCCTTTGTACACATGCTTTGTCCTCAGGCATCAAGCACATTTAAGTTTTTGAACTTTACCCAGAATGTTTTCACAGATAGTATTTTTCAAGAATGTTCCACTTTAGTTAGATTGGAGACTCTTATCttacaaaagaataaattaaaagacCTTTTCAAAGTAAGTCTCATGACTAAGGAGATGCCATCTTTGGAAATACTGGATGTTAGCTGGAATTCTTTGGAATATGGTAGACATGGTAGAAATTGCAGTTGGGTTGGGAGTATAGTGGTGTTAAACTTGTCTTCAAATATGCTTACTGACTCCGTTTTCAGATGTTTACCTCCCAGAGTCAAGGTACTTGATCTTCACCGTAACAGAATAAGGAGCATTCCTAAACCAGTCATGAAACTAGAAGCTTTGCAAGAACTCAATGTTGCTTTCAATTCTCTCGCCCACCTTCCTGGATGTGGTATGTTTAACAGTCTCTCTGTACTGATCATTGACTATAATTCCATTTCTGACCCTTCAGCTGACTTCTTCCAGAGCTGCCAGAAGATTACGTCCATAAGAGCAGGGAATAATCCATTCCAGTGCACATGTGAGCTAAGAGAATTTATCCAAAGTATAGGCCAAGTATCAAGTGAAGTGATAGAGGGTTGGCCTGATTCCTATAAGTGTGACTATCCAGAAAACTATAAGGGAACCCCACTGAAGGACTTTCATGTGTCTCAGTTAACCTGCAACACGGCTCTGCTGATTGTGACCATTGGAGTCACTGGGCTGGTGTTGGCCATTACTGTGACTGTCCTCTGTATCTACTTTGATCTGCCCTGGTATCTCAGGATGGTGTGTCAGTGGACTCAGACCCGGCGCAGGGCTAGGAACATACCCTTAGAAGAACTCCAAAGAACTCTCCAGTTCCATGCTTTTATTTCATACAGTGAACATGATTCTGCCTGGGTAAAAGGTGAATTAATACCaaacctagaaaaagaaaatatacggATTTGTCTCCACGAGAGAAACTTTGTTCCTGGCAAGAGCATTGTGGAAAATATCATAAACTGCATTGAGAAAAGCTACAAGTCCATCTTTATCTTGTCTCCCAACTTTGTCCAGAGCGAGTGGTGTCATTATGAACTCTACTTTGCCCATCACAATCTCTTTCATGAAGGATCAAGTAACTTAATCCTGATCTTGCTAGAAACCATTCCACAGTATTCCATTCCTGGCAGCTATCACAAGCTCAAAACTCTCATGGCACAGCGGACTTATTTGGAATGGCCCAAAGAGAAGAGCAAACATGGACTCTTTTGGGCTAACCTAAGGGCATCCATTAATATTAAGTTGATGGAGAAATGA